In the Tribolium castaneum strain GA2 chromosome 1, icTriCast1.1, whole genome shotgun sequence genome, one interval contains:
- the LOC100141934 gene encoding golgin subfamily A member 6-like protein 22, which translates to MKCWALLVTLGCLFVAPIESIPAGLSRVKRSHHEPEGYWSKKLTWKTEWVKVWKTEKKLIWKPEWKKSQIPAWKEIQVPIWKEIQVPDWKTITKPIWKETQVPAWKEIQVPDWKIVQVPAWKEIQVPDWKEIQVPDWKEIKVPDWKEIQVPDWKEIQVPDWKEIQVPDKKQIWIPVWKEIQVPAWKEIQVPDWKKIWVPEWVKEGIPGEHYLGKDHHGAEYTAHDLWKKKLIWKPVWKKIWRTEKKQIWIPQKKLEWKPEWKTIWRTEKKQIWRTEKKQIWRTEKIQIWRTEKKQIWRTEKKQIWRTEKKQIWIPKKEQIWRTEKKQIWIPKKELIWKHEKVQIWRTEKKQEWVTEKKQIWKDVWKKIWVPVWKTYEVPAWKKISKPVWEKVWVKVHHHHHGWD; encoded by the exons ATGAAGTGTTGGGCACTCTTG GTTACCCTTGGGTGCTTATTCGTTGCCCCGATCGAAAGTATCCCTGCTGGTCTCTCGCGTGTCAAAAGATCCCATCATGAACCCGAAGGCTACTggagcaaaaaattaacttggAAAACAGAATGGGTCAAAGTCTGGAAAACCGAAAAGAAACTCATCTGGAAACCAGAATGGAAAAAATCCCAAATCCCGGCTTGGAAGGAAATCCAGGTACCAATCTGGAAGGAGATCCAAGTCCCGGATTGGAAAACCATAACTAAACCCATCTGGAAGGAGACCCAAGTCCCGGCATGGAAGGAAATCCAAGTCCCCGACTGGAAGATAGTTCAAGTTCCGGCCTGGAAGGAAATTCAAGTTCCAGACTGGAAGGAAATACAAGTCCCGGACTGGAAGGAAATCAAAGTGCCCGACTGGAAGGAAATCCAAGTACCCGACTGGAAAGAAATCCAAGTTCCCGACTGGAAGGAAATCCAAGTCCCTGATAAGAAACAAATCTGGATCCCGGTCTGGAAGGAGATCCAAGTCCCCGCTTGGAAGGAGATCCAAGTGCCCGACTGGAAGAAAATCTGGGTGCCTGAATGGGTGAAAGAGGGAATCCCTGGAGAGCACTATTTGGGAAAAGATCACCATGGGGCCGAATACACTGCTCACGATTTATGGAAGAAGAAACTCATCTGGAAGCCTGTCTGGAAGAAGATCTGGCGCACCGAAAAGAAGCAAATCTGGATCCCCCAGAAGAAACTCGAATGGAAACCCGAATGGAAGACCATCTGGCGAACGGAGAAGAAGCAAATCTGGAGAACCGAGAAGAAACAAATCTGGAGAACCGAGAAAATCCAAATCTGGAGGACGGAAAAGAAGCAAATCTGGAGGACCGAAAAGAAACAAATCTGGAGAACCGAGAAGAAACAAATCTGGATCCCGAAAAAGGAACAGATCTGGAGGACCGAAAAGAAACAAATCTGGATCCCGAAGAAGGAACTCATCTGGAAACACGAAAAGGTGCAAATCTGGAGGACAGAAAAGAAGCAAGAATGGGTGACGGAAAAGAAACAGATCTGGAAGGACGTCTGGAAGAAGATCTGGGTGCCCGTATGGAAGACCTACGAAGTCCCAGCTTGGAAAAAGATTTCAAAGCCTGTTTGGGAAAAAGTGTGGGTCAAGGtacaccaccaccaccacggCTGGGACTGA
- the LOC100142132 gene encoding uncharacterized protein LOC100142132 gives MRVHRNLVIALWVILQISWTSSKPVETATKPQDQQAVESQQLQKRVGYDSFSPHHSEEHVYHDHHEEHHPEEHHDFHHEDHHDIHHEEHHDDHHEIHHDHHDHHDHHDPGYWKKKVIWKKGWKKIWKPGKKQIWKPSWKKIWKPIWVPTKKPAWKEIQVPDWKKIWKPVWKEIKVPAWKEIQVPDWKKIWKPVWKPIKVPAWKEIQVPDWKKIWKPVWKEIQVPAWKEIQVPAWKKLWYPVWVKEGIHGEHYLGKDHHGNEYTAHDIWKKKMIWKPVWKKYWKPAKKQIWIPDKKLEWKEAWKQIWRTEKKQIWVEDKKLVWKEAWKQIWRTEKKQIWVPDKKLEWKEAWKQIWRTEKKQIWVEDKKLAWKEAWKQIWVPAWKEIWVPGWKMIWRPVIIKEWFPSPDHHDHHHHHGWDRSDAKTSESQTAPLVTVPSTQVPNQSQVQGKNWSFPSS, from the exons ATGAGGGTCCACCGGAACCTAGTG ATTGCCCTTTGGGTAATACTACAAATTTCCTGGACGTCCAGTAAGCCAGTTGAGACGGCCACTAAACCGCAAGACCAACAAGCAGTCGAGAGCCAACA GTTACAGAAGCGAGTAGGGTATGACAGTTTTTCACCCCATCACAGTGAAGAACATGTCTACCATGACCACCATGAAGAACATCATCCCGAAGAGCACCATGACTTCCACCATGAGGACCATCACGACATCCACCATGAGGAGCATCATGACGACCACCATGAAATCCATCATGACCATCATGACCATCACGACCACCACGACCCCGGTTATTGGAAGAAAAAGGTAATTTGGAAGAAGGGTTGGAAGAAAATTTGGAAGCCCGGCAAGAAACAAATCTGGAAACCTTCCTGGAAGAAAATCTGGAAACCAATTTGGGTGCCGACGAAAAAACCCGCCTGGAAAGAAATCCAAGTCCCCGACTGGAAGAAAATCTGGAAACCGGTCTGGAAGGAGATTAAAGTACCCGCCTGGAAGGAAATTCAAGTCCCTGACTGGAAAAAAATCTGGAAACCGGTTTGGAAGCCCATAAAAGTCCCAGCTTGGAAGGAAATCCAAGTCCCTGATTGGAAAAAAATCTGGAAGCCAGTCTGGAAAGAAATCCAAGTTCCTGCATGGAAAGAAATCCAAGTACCAGCCTGGAAGAAACTGTGGTACCCAGTGTGGGTCAAAGAAGGCATCCATGGCGAGCACTACCTCGGTAAAGACCACCATGGTAATGAATACACCGCCCATGACATTTGGAAGAAGAAAATGATTTGGAAACCAGTCTGGAAGAAGTACTGGAAACCGGCCAAGAAACAAATCTGGATCCCCGACAAAAAACTCGAATGGAAAGAAGCCTGGAAGCAAATCTGGCGCACTGAAAAGAAGCAAATCTGGGTCGAGGACAAAAAGCTAGTCTGGAAGGAGGCTTGGAAGCAAATCTGGCGCACCGAGAAGAAGCAGATCTGGGTTCCTGATAAGAAACTCGAATGGAAGGAGGCCTGGAAACAAATCTGGAGAACCGAGAAGAAGCAGATTTGGGTGGAAGATAAAAAACTGGCGTGGAAGGAGGCCTGGAAACAGATCTGGGTGCCCGCCTGGAAGGAGATCTGGGTGCCTGGTTGGAAAATGATCTGGAGACCTGTGATCATCAAGGAATGGTTCCCGTCGCCCGACCATCAcgaccaccaccaccaccatgGGTGGGACAGGAGCGACGCCAAAACTAGTGAGAGCCAAACGGCACCTCTTGTGACGGTGCCGTCCACTCAGGTGCCAAATCAAAGTCAAGTCCAGGGGAAGAACTGGTCGTTCCCTTCCTCGTAA